In the genome of Solibacillus silvestris, one region contains:
- a CDS encoding cation diffusion facilitator family transporter produces the protein MGELFKLLKDGNKPSLLAAFVNTFLGTIKGVAFFFTGNVAMFAEMMHSFGDAANQFFVFIGSALAKKAPTPKFPNGYGRIVNLVCLGAVLIVAILSYETIKEGWHHFMHPATESSGVLIALGVLAIGIILESFVLNKAAKEVLHEVSVEPKGIIIFQSAKYLKRAKPATKLVWMEDLVATSGNVLAFLAIVIAYFTEFYRLEGFISMVIGLMMFYVVGRVFLDNARGAIGETDEEMLVHIGNLVMEDPHVTDIARLEVIKEGEFLHVELIAETDPSLSLAYLDDVRDHLTTLLLNQKGVTKVTLAFDEDNGERSWTHIATKPESEKGMI, from the coding sequence ATGGGAGAACTATTTAAATTACTCAAGGATGGTAATAAACCGTCATTACTCGCTGCATTCGTCAATACATTTTTAGGAACGATTAAAGGAGTTGCGTTCTTCTTTACCGGAAATGTTGCGATGTTCGCCGAAATGATGCACTCTTTCGGGGATGCTGCAAACCAATTTTTCGTATTCATAGGCTCTGCCCTAGCAAAAAAGGCTCCTACTCCAAAATTTCCGAATGGTTACGGACGTATAGTTAACTTAGTCTGTTTGGGCGCCGTTTTAATTGTAGCAATCCTTTCATATGAAACAATTAAAGAAGGATGGCATCATTTTATGCATCCTGCAACGGAATCTTCAGGAGTTTTGATTGCTCTTGGTGTATTGGCAATTGGTATCATTCTAGAAAGTTTTGTTTTAAATAAAGCCGCAAAAGAAGTGCTTCATGAAGTTAGCGTAGAACCTAAAGGGATAATAATTTTCCAGTCTGCAAAATATTTAAAGCGTGCAAAACCGGCGACAAAGCTTGTATGGATGGAAGACTTAGTGGCGACTTCAGGTAATGTCCTGGCGTTTTTAGCAATTGTTATAGCATATTTCACCGAATTTTACCGATTAGAAGGATTTATTTCAATGGTAATCGGTTTAATGATGTTTTACGTAGTTGGCCGTGTCTTTTTAGATAATGCACGTGGGGCAATTGGAGAAACTGATGAGGAAATGCTTGTGCATATCGGAAATCTTGTGATGGAAGATCCTCATGTAACAGATATCGCACGACTTGAAGTAATTAAAGAAGGCGAATTCTTACATGTTGAACTTATTGCGGAAACAGATCCAAGTTTGTCTCTCGCTTATTTAGATGATGTACGCGATCATTTAACTACACTGCTGTTAAACCAAAAAGGTGTGACAAAAGTTACGTTGGCGTTCGATGAGGATAATGGAGAACGCAGCTGGACACATATCGCTACAAAACCTGAATCAGAAAAAGGCATGATTTAA
- a CDS encoding protein sapB: MEWLANDKFTLEILLKLLIAATLSLIIGIERELKKKPVGLKTSLVIATFSCLLTIISIETAYSTPARDDINITMDPLRLAAQIVSGIGFLGAGVILRKGNDSITGLTTAAMIWGAAGIGIAVGAGFYIEAFITVIIVVLGIELLAPFLFRFGPKRLRMREVSLIINTDQADNIKNLVDYLREHDMYIDNISIRDVPFSDKLLHEIDIRLSTVETNHTIELYNRLRKLDYVRNIKIEYLD; this comes from the coding sequence ATGGAATGGTTAGCGAATGATAAATTTACGTTAGAAATTTTATTAAAATTATTAATTGCGGCTACACTAAGTTTAATTATTGGTATCGAAAGGGAATTGAAAAAGAAGCCAGTCGGTCTAAAGACAAGTTTAGTTATTGCAACGTTTAGTTGTTTACTTACGATTATCTCAATTGAGACTGCCTATTCAACACCTGCACGAGACGATATTAACATTACGATGGATCCATTGCGATTAGCTGCACAAATTGTAAGTGGTATTGGTTTTTTAGGTGCTGGTGTTATTTTGCGTAAGGGGAATGACAGTATAACGGGTCTTACAACAGCAGCAATGATTTGGGGAGCAGCCGGAATCGGAATTGCCGTAGGAGCTGGCTTTTATATTGAAGCTTTTATTACTGTGATTATTGTCGTACTGGGCATTGAACTACTGGCACCTTTTCTGTTTAGATTCGGTCCAAAACGTCTAAGAATGCGTGAAGTATCTTTAATTATCAATACCGACCAAGCAGATAATATAAAAAACCTCGTGGATTATTTGAGGGAGCATGATATGTATATTGATAATATTTCAATCAGGGATGTACCATTTTCTGATAAGCTGTTGCACGAAATCGATATACGATTGTCGACCGTCGAAACGAATCATACAATCGAACTTTACAACCGGCTGCGAAAGTTGGATTATGTAAGAAATATTAAAATAGAATATTTAGATTAA